The proteins below come from a single Ovis aries strain OAR_USU_Benz2616 breed Rambouillet chromosome 18, ARS-UI_Ramb_v3.0, whole genome shotgun sequence genomic window:
- the TRMT61A gene encoding tRNA (adenine(58)-N(1))-methyltransferase catalytic subunit TRMT61A, translating into MSFVAYEELIKEGDTAILSLGHGAMVAVRVQRGAQTQTRHGVLRHSVDLIGRPFGSKVTCGRGGWVYVLHPTPELWTLNLPHRTQILYSTDIALLTMMLELRPGSVVCESGTGSGSVSHAIIRTIAPTGHLHTVEFHQQRAERARQEFQEHRVGRWVTVLNQDVCRSGFGVSHVADAVFLDIPSPWEAVGHAWDALKVEGGRFCSFSPCIEQVQRTCQALAACGFSELSTLEVLPQVYNVRTISLPAPDLGASPGPDAGPFRSGTPMKETVGHTGYLTFATKTPG; encoded by the exons ATGAGCTTCGTGGCCTACGAGGAGCTGATCAAAGAGGGTGACACAGCCATCCTGTCCCTGGGCCATGGCGCGATGGTGGCCGTGCGCGTGCAGCGGGGGGCCCAGACCCAGACCCGGCACGGCGTCCTGCGGCACTCAGTAGACCTCATTGGCCGCCCCTTCGGCTCCAAGGTGACCTGCGGCCGAGGCGGCTGGGTGTACGTGCTGCACCCCACGCCGGAGCTCTGGACACTGAACCTGCCGCACCGCACCCAGATCCTGTACTCCACCGACATCGCCCTGCTCACCATGATGCTGGAGCTTCGGCCTGGCTCCGTGGTCTGTGAGTCCG GCACCGGCAGCGGCTCTGTGTCCCACGCCATCATCCGCACCATCGCCCCCACGGGGCACCTGCACACGGTGGAGTTCCACCAGCAGCGGGCGGAGAGGGCACGGCAGGAGTTCCAGGAGCACCGCGTGGGCCGCTGGGTGACCGTGCTGAACCAGGATGTGTGCCGCAGTGGCTTCGGCGTGAGCCACGTGGCGGACGCCGTCTTCCTGGACATCCCCTCACCTTGGGAGGCCGTGGGGCACGCCTGGGATGCCCTGAAGGTCGAAG GTGGGCGCTTCTGCTCCTTCTCACCCTGCATCGAGCAGGTCCAGCGCACGTGCCAGGCGCTGGCGGCCTGCGGCTTCTCGGAGCTGAGCACCCTGGAGGTGCTGCCGCAGGTCTACAACGTGCGCACCATCAGCCTGCCCGCGCCCGACCTCGGCGCCAGCCCCGGCCCCGACGCCGGCCCCTTCCGCAGCGGCACGCCCATGAAGGAAACCGTGGGCCACACCGGCTACCTGACCTTCGCCACCAAGACTCCGGGCTAG